A part of Acipenser ruthenus chromosome 12, fAciRut3.2 maternal haplotype, whole genome shotgun sequence genomic DNA contains:
- the LOC117416633 gene encoding pentraxin-related protein PTX3-like: protein MTMLKVLFGVFLCLSSVVLGQYDDGHLQVHFENLSSNEISDPEEATPTPCKSTELTKWDKLFSMLENSQMRENILLQYVDEIIKVELQSIRDEMHQFVANFAGTCTNAIDSASTRITSQLEGKLMQIAERIGDTNTVHQSQHYKVLEQLLVASQDTAYRLSKIESAWQNGAEAKSLHSELKQQDVSVYTGLEKVMDSMAYDLQKTRAELQLSQKWVAQHFLPSGCEVALLFPMRSRKIFASVNPAASMTLDSFTACIWSKVTDALNKTVLFSYGTKRNPYEIQLSLSQQSAVLSVGGDTYSTVAANAATVGEWVHFCGTWSSNEGNASLWVNGELAATSTGVAEGHPIPDGGILQLGQEKNGCCVGGFDEKLAFSGKLTGFNIWDKVLDGEQIAHLAKGEGSCSTRGNVVGWGVTEILPHGGAQYIH, encoded by the exons ATGACAATGCTGAAGGTATTGTTCGGAGTTTTTCTGTGTTTGTCCTCCGTGGTGTTGGGACAATATGATGACGGACATCTTCAGGTTCATTTTGAAAATCTGTCTTCCAATGAAATCTCCGACCCCGAAGAAG CTACCCCGACTCCCTGCAAGTCCACAGAActcacaaaatgggacaaacttTTTTCTATGCTGGAGAACTCACAAATGAGAGAAAACATTCTCCTCCAATATGTGGACGAGATCATTAAGGTGGAGCTCCAGAGCATTCGTGATGAAATGCATCAGTTTGTGGCTAATTTTGCTGGAACTTGCACTAATGCCATTGACAGTGCCAGCACACGTATAACCTCGCAACTGGAAGGCAAGTTAATGCAAATCGCAGAGAGGATTGGGGATACCAACACCGTGCATCAATCCCAGCATTACAAGGTCCTGGAACAGCTGCTTGTGGCCAGCCAGGACACAGCGTACAGACTCAGCAAAATTGAGAGCGCCTGGCAGAATGGAGCGGAAGCAAAGAGTCTGCATTCAGAGCTCAAGCAGCAGGATGTCTCTGTCTATACAGGGTTAGAAAAGGTTATGGATTCCATGGCTTACGATCTTCAGAAAACCAGAGCTGAACTACAGCTCTCCCAGAAATGGGTTGCTCAGCACTTCCTGCCTTCAG GGTGCGAAGTGGCTCTGTTATTTCCAATGCGCTCCAGGAAGATTTTTGCCAGTGTCAACCCTGCTGCATCCATGACACTTGATTCGTTCACAGCATGCATCTGGTCCAAGGTCACAGATGCTCTGAACAAAACGGTTCTTTTCTCTTACGGGACCAAGAGAAACCCTTATGAAATTCAACTCAGTCTCAGTCAGCAATCAGCAGTCCTCTCTGTGGGAGGTGACACGTACTCAACTGTTGCAGCAAACGCAGCCACCGTCGGAGAGTGGGTCCACTTCTGCGGCACTTGGAGCTCAAACGAAGGCAATGCTTCTCTTTGGGTAAACGGAGAGCTTGCAGCTACCTCCACAGGAGTGGCAGAAGGCCACCCAATCCCAGACGGAGGGATCTTACAGCTAGGCCAAGAGAAAAACGGCTGCTGTGTGGGAGGTTTTGATGAAAAGCTGGCATTCTCCGGGAAGCTGACTGGATTCAATATCTGGGACAAAGTTCTGGATGGAGAGCAGATAGCTCACTTAGCTAAAGGGGAGGGTTCGTGTAGTACTAGGGGAAATGTGGTTGGTTGGGGTGTTACAGAAATTCTACCACATGGCGGTGCTCAGTATATTCACTAA